Proteins from a genomic interval of Capsicum annuum cultivar UCD-10X-F1 chromosome 4, UCD10Xv1.1, whole genome shotgun sequence:
- the LOC107868951 gene encoding uncharacterized protein LOC107868951, whose translation MAPFEDLYGRRCRSPIVWLEVYEAEMFGLDLVHQVMKKVKLIRDKIKIAQSRKKSYADMRQRELEFKVGDWVFLKVFPIKEVMHFGKKGKLSPHFVGPYLVVKRVDILDSLSYEEVLVEILDWQVHRLRTKDVALVKVFW comes from the exons atggctccttttgaggacTTGTATGgcaggagatgtagatctcctatcgtGTGGCTTGAAGTTTATGAGGCTGAGATGTTTGgcctggatttggttcaccaagtgatgaaaaaggtgaagttgattCGGGATAAGATTAAGATCGCTCAAAGTCgcaaaaagtcctatgcagacatGAGGCAAAGAGAATTGGAATTTAAGGTGGGAGATTGGGTTTTCCTAAAGGTGTTTCCCATAAAAGAagtgatgcattttgggaagaaggggaagctcagcccTCATTTTGTTGGCCCGTACCTGGttgtgaagagg GTGGATATTTTAGATtcattgtcttatgaggaagttctgGTGGAAATTTTGGATTGGCAAGTCCATCGGTTGCGTacgaaggatgtggctttggtaaaggtttttTGGtag